A part of Streptomyces sp. SLBN-31 genomic DNA contains:
- a CDS encoding DUF3662 and FHA domain-containing protein has translation MGVLKKFEQRLEGLVNGTFAKVFKSEVQPVEIAGALQRECDNNATIWNRDRTVVPNDFIVELSTPDFERLSPYSGQLGDELAGMVRDYAKQQRYTFMGPIKVHLEKADDLDTGLYRVRSRTLASSTNQQAPGAPAPAAPAAPAAGRPGGYGYPPAAAPAGAPPMPAAPPPGGRGGSAPYLQRPPAAPAAGGRTRYWIEINGARHQISRPTLVLGRSTEADVRIDDPGVSRRHCEIRTGTPSTIQDLGSTNGIVVDGQHTTRATLRDGSRIVVGSTTIIYRQAEG, from the coding sequence ATGGGAGTCCTGAAGAAGTTCGAGCAGCGTCTCGAAGGTCTGGTCAACGGCACCTTCGCCAAGGTGTTCAAGTCCGAGGTCCAGCCCGTGGAGATCGCCGGCGCGCTGCAGCGCGAGTGCGACAACAACGCGACGATCTGGAACCGCGACCGGACCGTCGTACCCAACGACTTCATCGTGGAGCTGAGCACGCCGGACTTCGAGCGGCTCAGCCCCTACTCCGGCCAGCTCGGTGACGAGCTCGCCGGCATGGTGCGCGACTACGCCAAGCAGCAGCGCTACACCTTCATGGGCCCCATCAAGGTCCACCTGGAGAAGGCCGACGACCTCGACACCGGCCTGTACCGGGTGCGCAGCCGTACGCTCGCCTCCTCCACCAACCAGCAGGCCCCCGGAGCCCCGGCCCCGGCGGCTCCCGCGGCCCCGGCCGCGGGCCGTCCCGGCGGTTACGGCTACCCGCCGGCCGCCGCCCCGGCGGGGGCCCCGCCCATGCCGGCCGCACCGCCGCCCGGCGGCCGCGGCGGCAGCGCGCCCTACCTTCAGCGTCCCCCGGCGGCCCCGGCGGCCGGCGGGCGCACCCGCTACTGGATCGAGATCAACGGCGCCCGCCATCAGATCTCCCGCCCGACTCTGGTGCTGGGCCGCAGCACCGAAGCCGACGTGCGGATCGACGACCCCGGCGTCTCGCGCCGGCACTGTGAGATCCGGACCGGAACGCCCTCGACGATCCAGGATCTCGGGTCCACCAACGGCATCGTGGTGGACGGGCAGCACACCACCCGCGCTACGCTCCGCGACGGCTCGCGGATCGTCGTGGGCAGCACCACCATCATTTACCGGCAAGCCGAAGGGTGA
- a CDS encoding rhodanese-like domain-containing protein: MPTVEVGDLKDGDFLLDVREDDEWKAGHAEGALHIPISEFVARYGELTEAAPQDGRVNVICRSGGRSAQVTMYLVQQGIDAVNVDGGMQVWAAAGRPVVTDEGTPGFVL; encoded by the coding sequence GTGCCCACCGTCGAGGTCGGTGACCTGAAGGACGGCGACTTCCTGCTGGACGTCCGCGAGGACGACGAGTGGAAGGCGGGTCACGCCGAAGGCGCGCTGCACATCCCCATCAGCGAGTTCGTGGCCCGTTACGGCGAGCTCACCGAGGCCGCGCCGCAGGACGGGCGCGTCAACGTGATCTGCCGCTCCGGCGGCCGCTCGGCCCAGGTCACCATGTACCTGGTCCAGCAGGGCATCGACGCGGTGAACGTCGACGGCGGCATGCAGGTGTGGGCGGCCGCCGGCCGGCCCGTCGTGACGGACGAGGGCACGCCCGGGTTCGTGCTGTAG
- a CDS encoding FHA domain-containing protein has translation MSELTLTVMRLGFLAVLWLFVIVAVQVIRSDLFGTRVTQRGSRREANRPQQAARQQQQAAPPPQRQQGGGGRQRRNAPTKLVVSEGTLTGTTVALQGQTITLGRAHDSTIVLDDDYASSRHARIYPDRDGNWIVEDLGSTNGTYLDRSRLTTPTPIPLGAPIRIGKTVIELRK, from the coding sequence ATGTCAGAGCTGACCCTCACGGTCATGCGGCTGGGTTTCCTGGCCGTACTGTGGCTGTTCGTGATCGTGGCCGTGCAGGTCATCCGCAGCGACCTGTTCGGTACGCGCGTCACCCAGCGCGGCTCGCGACGGGAGGCCAACCGGCCCCAGCAGGCCGCCCGACAGCAGCAGCAGGCGGCACCGCCGCCGCAGCGCCAGCAGGGCGGCGGCGGCCGTCAGCGCCGCAACGCCCCCACCAAGCTCGTCGTGAGCGAGGGCACCCTCACCGGCACCACCGTCGCGCTGCAGGGCCAGACCATCACCCTGGGCCGGGCGCACGACAGCACGATCGTGCTGGACGACGACTACGCCTCCAGCCGCCATGCCAGGATCTACCCGGACCGCGACGGCAACTGGATCGTCGAGGACCTGGGCTCCACCAACGGCACGTACCTCGACCGGAGCCGGCTGACGACCCCCACGCCGATTCCGCTGGGCGCGCCGATCCGCATCGGCAAGACAGTCATCGAGCTGCGGAAGTAG
- the paaD gene encoding 1,2-phenylacetyl-CoA epoxidase subunit PaaD: protein MVTATGTTALEAELLGIAGSVPDPELPALTLRELGVVRAVHLRGADSVEVELTPTYTGCPALETMSLDIERALHAHGVREVEVRTVLVPAWSTDDITDEGRRKLREFGIAPPRTRAAAGPVPLPLGPTRTAGDGPQAGSVPHRSLDADPVHCPHCGSPDTELLSRFSSTACKALRRCLACREPFDHFKEL from the coding sequence ATGGTGACGGCCACCGGGACGACGGCACTGGAGGCGGAGCTCCTGGGGATCGCCGGTTCGGTTCCCGACCCCGAACTGCCCGCGCTCACCCTGCGGGAGCTCGGCGTAGTCCGCGCGGTGCACCTGCGCGGCGCGGACTCGGTCGAGGTGGAGCTGACGCCGACGTACACCGGCTGCCCGGCGCTGGAGACCATGTCCCTGGACATAGAACGGGCGCTGCACGCGCACGGCGTGCGCGAGGTCGAGGTCCGCACGGTGCTCGTGCCCGCCTGGTCGACCGACGACATCACGGACGAAGGACGGCGCAAGCTGCGGGAGTTCGGGATCGCGCCGCCGCGCACCCGAGCGGCGGCCGGACCGGTCCCGCTGCCACTGGGCCCGACGCGGACGGCGGGCGACGGTCCGCAGGCCGGCTCGGTCCCGCACCGGTCCCTCGACGCCGACCCCGTCCACTGCCCGCACTGCGGCTCCCCCGACACCGAGCTGCTCAGCCGCTTCTCCTCCACGGCGTGCAAGGCGCTGCGCCGCTGCCTCGCCTGCCGTGAACCCTTCGACCACTTCAAGGAGCTGTAG
- a CDS encoding FtsW/RodA/SpoVE family cell cycle protein, producing the protein MSSTTNTPTHHTSTIGAIGAPSRRNTELAMLVFAVVIPVFAYANVGLAIDDKVPAGLLSYGLGLGLLAAIGHLAVRKFAPYADPLLLPLATLLNGLGLVVIWRLDQSKLLQSLPNYFTAAPRQLLYTALGIGLFVVVLIFLKDHRVLQRYTYISMFGALVLLILPLVPGLGANIYGAKIWIRVPGLGSLQPGEFAKIALAIFFAGYLMVKRDALALASRRFMGLYLPRGRDLGPILVVWALSILILVFETDLGTSLLFFGMFVVMLYVATERTSWIVFGLLMSAAGAVGVASFEPHVQQRVQAWLDPMKEYKLSQAGVAGHSEQSMQALWAFGSGGTLGSGLGQGHSDLIRFAANSDFILATFGEELGLAGIMAILLIYGLIVERGVRTALAARDPFGKLLAVGLSGAFALQVFVVAGGVMGLIPLTGMTMPFLAYGGSSVLANWALIGILIRISDTARRPAPTPAINPDAEMTQVVRPS; encoded by the coding sequence ATGAGCAGTACTACCAACACACCGACGCACCACACGTCCACGATCGGCGCGATCGGCGCACCGAGCAGACGGAACACCGAGCTTGCGATGCTGGTGTTCGCCGTCGTCATCCCCGTGTTCGCCTACGCCAACGTGGGCCTCGCCATTGACGACAAGGTGCCCGCGGGCCTGCTCAGCTACGGCCTCGGGCTCGGACTGCTCGCGGCCATCGGCCATCTCGCGGTACGGAAGTTCGCCCCGTACGCGGACCCGCTGCTGCTGCCGCTGGCCACACTGCTCAACGGTCTCGGACTCGTCGTCATCTGGCGGCTCGACCAGTCCAAGCTGCTGCAGTCGCTGCCGAACTACTTCACGGCCGCGCCGCGCCAGCTGCTCTACACCGCGCTGGGCATCGGCCTGTTCGTGGTCGTGCTGATCTTCCTCAAGGACCACCGCGTCCTGCAGCGCTACACGTACATCTCGATGTTCGGTGCGCTGGTGCTGCTCATCCTGCCGCTGGTGCCGGGCCTGGGCGCCAACATCTACGGCGCCAAGATCTGGATCCGGGTCCCGGGCCTGGGCTCCCTGCAGCCCGGTGAGTTCGCGAAGATCGCCCTGGCGATCTTCTTCGCGGGCTACCTGATGGTCAAACGCGACGCCCTCGCGCTCGCCAGCCGCCGCTTCATGGGCCTGTACCTGCCGCGCGGCCGCGACCTCGGCCCGATCCTGGTCGTCTGGGCGCTGTCGATCCTCATCCTGGTCTTCGAGACCGACCTCGGTACCTCGCTGCTGTTCTTCGGCATGTTCGTCGTCATGCTGTACGTCGCCACCGAGCGGACCAGCTGGATCGTCTTCGGTCTGCTGATGTCCGCGGCCGGCGCCGTCGGCGTGGCCAGTTTCGAACCGCACGTCCAGCAGCGTGTCCAGGCCTGGCTCGACCCGATGAAGGAGTACAAGCTCAGCCAGGCCGGCGTGGCCGGCCACTCCGAGCAGTCAATGCAGGCGCTGTGGGCCTTCGGCTCAGGCGGCACCCTCGGCTCCGGCCTCGGCCAGGGCCACTCCGACCTCATCCGGTTCGCCGCCAACTCCGACTTCATCCTCGCCACCTTCGGCGAGGAGCTCGGCCTGGCGGGCATCATGGCGATCCTGCTCATCTACGGCCTGATCGTGGAGCGCGGCGTGCGCACCGCCCTCGCCGCCCGCGACCCCTTCGGCAAGCTCCTCGCGGTGGGCCTGTCCGGCGCCTTCGCCCTCCAGGTCTTCGTCGTGGCCGGCGGTGTCATGGGCCTCATCCCGCTGACCGGTATGACCATGCCGTTCCTGGCCTACGGCGGCTCCTCTGTGCTCGCCAACTGGGCCCTCATCGGCATCCTGATCAGAATCAGCGACACCGCACGCCGCCCGGCGCCCACCCCCGCCATCAACCCCGACGCCGAGATGACCCAGGTGGTCCGCCCGTCATGA
- a CDS encoding J domain-containing protein: protein MTSPEAEQGGVAGEAQATPEDGAPRPEERLERAVRAAEQALIEYEIAVETFRVEVENFSRLHHQKLGPMYARLDELDAQIAEARAERSGDPEDRRRADEARARVMPMPGVEELFHGWMDGEGLFPEAAAMLTDQPVRPPQRVRPSDEARKLYRELARKAHPDLAPDDTERQRREEFITRVNAAYARGDETLLRELAEEWAKGPAPAERGPSRSEELYARLEWLAQRKELLSLVAKELEEGAIGSMLRLAPDDPDRLLEEIAEQLLADVAQRERELAELLGG, encoded by the coding sequence GTGACGAGCCCGGAAGCTGAGCAGGGTGGGGTCGCCGGCGAGGCGCAGGCGACGCCCGAGGACGGTGCGCCGCGCCCCGAGGAGCGCCTGGAGCGGGCCGTGCGCGCCGCCGAGCAGGCGCTGATCGAGTACGAGATCGCGGTGGAGACCTTCCGGGTGGAGGTCGAGAACTTCTCCCGGCTGCACCACCAGAAGCTCGGCCCGATGTACGCCCGCCTGGACGAGCTGGACGCCCAGATCGCCGAGGCCAGGGCCGAGCGGTCCGGCGACCCGGAGGACCGGCGCCGCGCGGACGAGGCCCGGGCGCGGGTCATGCCCATGCCGGGGGTCGAGGAGCTGTTCCACGGCTGGATGGACGGCGAGGGGCTGTTCCCGGAGGCGGCCGCGATGCTCACCGACCAGCCGGTGCGTCCCCCGCAGCGGGTCCGCCCGAGCGACGAGGCCCGCAAGCTCTACCGCGAACTGGCCCGCAAGGCGCACCCCGACCTGGCGCCGGACGACACCGAACGGCAGCGGCGTGAGGAGTTCATCACCCGGGTCAACGCCGCCTACGCCCGCGGTGACGAGACGCTGCTGCGGGAACTGGCCGAGGAGTGGGCCAAAGGCCCGGCGCCGGCCGAGCGCGGCCCGAGCCGCAGCGAGGAGCTCTACGCCCGCCTCGAATGGCTGGCCCAGCGCAAGGAGCTGCTCTCGCTGGTCGCCAAGGAGCTGGAGGAGGGCGCGATCGGCTCGATGCTCCGGCTGGCCCCCGACGACCCCGACCGCCTCCTCGAGGAGATCGCCGAGCAGCTGCTGGCGGACGTGGCCCAGCGGGAGCGCGAGCTGGCGGAACTGCTGGGCGGCTAG
- a CDS encoding acyl-CoA dehydrogenase family protein, which translates to MDFTFTEEQQAAAEAARGVFAGVAPDTVPSPSLVAGAVADDLDRALWAKLAEADLLSLLLDPRYGGAGLDAIALCLVLRESARKLARVPLLESSAASAAVQAYGSEELRSALLPGAARGELVLTVAAHGRTGHDPAELAVSARQDGDGWLLDGVQTAVPWAHNADFVLLPARTATDRTLLAVVPPGHEGVALAEQVSTSGERLGELRLDSVRVPARDVMDADGAWEWLRDLLTTGTCALALGLGERVLAMTSEYAGKREQFGHPIATFQAVAVQAADRYIDLRAMEATLWQAAWRIASGASGALPASGDVAVAKIWASEGVRRVVQTAQHLHGGFGADVEYPLHRYHAWAKHLELSLGPAAAHEEALGDLLAAHPLG; encoded by the coding sequence GTGGACTTCACCTTCACCGAGGAGCAGCAGGCGGCGGCCGAGGCGGCGCGCGGAGTGTTCGCCGGGGTGGCGCCGGACACGGTGCCCTCTCCCTCGCTCGTCGCGGGCGCCGTCGCCGACGACTTGGACCGGGCGCTGTGGGCGAAGCTCGCCGAGGCGGACCTGCTGAGCCTGCTCCTCGACCCGCGATACGGCGGGGCGGGCCTGGACGCGATCGCGCTGTGCCTGGTGCTGCGGGAGTCGGCGAGGAAGCTGGCCCGGGTGCCGCTGCTGGAGAGCAGCGCCGCCTCCGCTGCCGTACAGGCCTACGGCAGTGAGGAGTTGAGGTCGGCGCTGCTGCCGGGGGCGGCCCGTGGGGAGCTGGTGCTGACCGTCGCCGCACACGGCCGCACCGGGCACGACCCGGCCGAACTCGCCGTGAGCGCACGGCAGGACGGCGACGGCTGGCTTCTGGACGGTGTGCAGACCGCGGTGCCCTGGGCGCACAACGCCGACTTCGTGCTGTTGCCCGCCCGCACCGCCACGGACCGGACGCTGCTCGCCGTGGTGCCGCCCGGCCACGAGGGGGTCGCACTCGCCGAGCAGGTCTCCACGTCCGGCGAGCGGCTCGGCGAACTGCGCCTGGACTCCGTGCGCGTTCCGGCCCGCGACGTCATGGACGCCGACGGCGCCTGGGAGTGGCTGCGTGATCTGCTGACCACCGGGACCTGCGCCCTGGCTCTCGGGCTGGGCGAGCGCGTCCTCGCGATGACCAGCGAATACGCGGGCAAGCGGGAGCAGTTCGGGCACCCGATCGCCACGTTCCAGGCGGTGGCCGTGCAGGCCGCCGACCGCTACATCGACCTGCGGGCCATGGAGGCCACGCTCTGGCAGGCGGCCTGGCGGATCGCCTCCGGCGCGTCCGGTGCGCTGCCCGCCTCCGGGGACGTGGCCGTCGCCAAGATCTGGGCGTCGGAAGGGGTGCGCCGGGTCGTGCAGACGGCGCAGCATCTGCACGGCGGCTTCGGCGCGGACGTGGAGTACCCGCTGCACCGGTACCACGCCTGGGCCAAGCACCTGGAGCTGTCGCTCGGCCCGGCGGCGGCGCACGAGGAGGCCCTCGGCGACCTGCTGGCGGCACACCCGCTGGGCTGA
- the paaC gene encoding 1,2-phenylacetyl-CoA epoxidase subunit PaaC — protein MTAPRTTPVPTTAALALGDDALVLSHRLGEWAGHAPVLEEEVALANIALDLLGQARVLLSMVGDEDELAYLREERSFRNLQLVEQPNGDFAHTIARQLYFSTYQHLLYTELAAGDGLFAGLATKAVKEVAYHRDHAEQWTLRIGDGTESSRERMLRATAALWRFTGEMFQPVEGLDVDPSALEAAWLDAVGGVLRRATLTVPEGPRSGAWTAGAGRQGVHTEPFGRMLAEMQYLHRSHPGASW, from the coding sequence GTGACGGCACCACGGACGACGCCCGTCCCCACGACCGCCGCCCTCGCCCTCGGCGACGACGCCCTGGTGCTCTCCCACCGCCTGGGGGAGTGGGCGGGCCACGCCCCCGTCCTGGAGGAGGAGGTCGCCCTCGCGAACATCGCGCTGGACCTGCTCGGCCAGGCCCGCGTGCTGCTGTCCATGGTCGGCGACGAGGACGAGCTGGCGTACCTGCGCGAGGAACGGTCCTTCCGCAACCTCCAGCTGGTCGAGCAGCCCAACGGCGACTTCGCCCACACCATCGCCCGCCAGCTCTACTTCTCCACCTACCAGCACCTGCTGTACACCGAACTGGCCGCCGGTGACGGCCTATTCGCCGGTCTCGCCACCAAGGCCGTCAAGGAGGTCGCCTATCACCGCGACCACGCCGAGCAGTGGACCCTGCGGATCGGCGACGGCACCGAGTCCAGTCGCGAGCGGATGCTGCGGGCGACGGCGGCCCTGTGGCGGTTCACCGGCGAGATGTTCCAGCCGGTGGAAGGACTGGACGTCGACCCGTCCGCGCTGGAGGCGGCCTGGCTGGACGCGGTCGGGGGCGTGCTGCGCCGGGCGACCCTCACGGTCCCCGAGGGACCCCGGTCCGGCGCCTGGACGGCCGGCGCGGGCCGGCAGGGCGTGCACACCGAACCCTTCGGCCGGATGCTCGCCGAGATGCAGTACCTGCACCGCAGCCACCCGGGGGCGTCATGGTGA
- a CDS encoding DUF2252 domain-containing protein produces MTEGVAGTDVRRLPRVRGFAEWPAEGSPKQEGKALRGAVPRSAHAALDLDDSRPDAVGAIEESHRGRIPELTPIRAGRMAATPFAFLRGSAGLMAYDLARTPMTRIRAQICGDAHAANFGLYGDARGGLVIDLNDFDETVSGPWEWDLKRLAASLVLAGREAGADEDCCRKAAYDATGAYRRTMRLLARLPVLDAWNAIADEELVSHTDAHDLLGTLERVSEKARANTSGRFAAKATEETAEGGRRFVDAAPVLRRVDDEEAAAVAAALEQYVGTLSEDRLPLLARHAVHDVAFRIVGTGSVGTRSYVVLLLDHRGEPLVLQVKESRPSALVPHLVTAGFEAPAVEHEGRRVVLGQKRMQVVSDILLGWTSVDGRPFQVRQFRNRKGSVDPAALAADQIDDYGRMTGALLARAHSHSADPRLVAGYCGKNDELDEAIADFAVAYADRTEADHADLVAAVRAGRVAAEMGV; encoded by the coding sequence GTGACTGAAGGTGTTGCGGGGACGGACGTGCGCCGGTTGCCCCGGGTGCGCGGCTTCGCCGAGTGGCCCGCTGAGGGTTCGCCCAAGCAGGAGGGCAAGGCGCTGCGCGGGGCTGTTCCGCGCAGTGCGCACGCCGCGCTCGACCTGGACGACTCCCGGCCGGACGCCGTGGGGGCGATCGAGGAGTCGCATCGAGGCCGCATCCCCGAGCTCACGCCGATACGGGCGGGCCGGATGGCCGCCACGCCCTTCGCCTTCCTGCGCGGCTCGGCGGGCCTGATGGCATACGACCTCGCGCGTACACCCATGACGAGGATCCGCGCGCAGATCTGCGGAGACGCGCATGCCGCGAACTTCGGTCTGTACGGGGACGCGCGCGGTGGTCTGGTCATCGATCTGAACGACTTCGACGAGACGGTCAGCGGCCCCTGGGAGTGGGACCTCAAGCGGCTCGCCGCCTCCCTGGTGCTCGCGGGCCGCGAGGCCGGCGCGGACGAGGACTGCTGCCGCAAGGCGGCGTACGACGCGACCGGCGCCTACCGCCGCACCATGCGGCTCCTGGCCAGGCTGCCCGTGCTGGACGCGTGGAACGCGATCGCGGACGAGGAGCTCGTCTCCCACACCGACGCCCATGACCTGCTCGGCACCCTGGAGCGGGTCTCGGAGAAGGCTCGGGCCAACACCAGCGGGCGGTTCGCGGCGAAGGCGACGGAGGAGACCGCGGAGGGCGGGCGCCGCTTCGTGGACGCGGCGCCGGTGCTGCGGCGGGTGGACGACGAGGAGGCGGCCGCGGTCGCGGCGGCCCTCGAACAGTACGTGGGGACGCTCTCCGAGGACCGGCTGCCGCTGCTGGCCCGGCACGCGGTGCACGACGTGGCCTTCCGCATCGTCGGAACGGGCAGCGTGGGCACGCGCTCCTACGTCGTCCTGCTCCTGGACCACCGGGGCGAGCCGCTGGTGCTGCAGGTGAAGGAGTCGCGGCCGTCGGCCCTCGTCCCGCACCTGGTGACCGCCGGCTTCGAGGCGCCGGCCGTCGAGCACGAGGGTCGCCGGGTGGTGCTCGGCCAGAAGCGGATGCAGGTGGTCAGCGACATCCTGCTGGGCTGGACGTCGGTGGACGGCCGGCCCTTCCAGGTACGGCAGTTCCGCAACCGCAAGGGCAGCGTCGACCCCGCGGCTCTGGCCGCCGACCAGATCGACGACTACGGCCGCATGACCGGAGCCCTGCTGGCCCGGGCCCATTCCCACAGCGCCGACCCGCGGCTGGTCGCCGGTTACTGCGGCAAGAACGACGAACTGGACGAGGCCATCGCCGACTTCGCGGTCGCGTACGCCGACCGCACCGAGGCGGACCACGCGGATCTGGTGGCGGCGGTGCGGGCGGGGCGGGTCGCGGCGGAGATGGGGGTCTGA
- a CDS encoding Stp1/IreP family PP2C-type Ser/Thr phosphatase yields MYPEPTGEVRMSLSLRFAAGSHKGMIREGNEDSGYAGPRLLAIADGMGGAAAGEVASSEAISTIVALDDDVPGSDILTSLGAAVQRANDQLRSMVEEDPQLEGMGTTLTALLWTGQRLGLVHVGDSRAYLLRDGVLTQITQDHTWVQRLVDEGRITEEEATTHPQRSLLMRALGSGEHVEPDLSIREVRAGDRYLICSDGLSGVVSHQTLEDTLASYQGPQETVQELIQLALRGGGPDNITVIIADVLDLDTGDTLAGQLSDTPVVVGAVAENQNHLHHDPGIMQTPAGRASGLGRQVPGQGGGGGEFGPPGSGDTTGYIPAGSFGDYTDDDFVKPRKGRRWLKRSFYSVLALAVIGGGLYGGYRWTQTQYYVGTNGEHVALYRGISQDLAWVSLSKVEKDHPEIELKYLPPYQQKQVKNTIAEGGLTDARKKVDELAVQASACKKQAAQETAESQKNSKTGEGQAGGTTGTSSTSLTSKATSSPTPSSTASPKSKSPSPTPSATTATPSPGPSLSEEEQKVVSMCGKQ; encoded by the coding sequence ATGTACCCGGAGCCGACGGGCGAGGTGCGCATGAGTCTGTCACTGCGCTTCGCCGCCGGATCGCACAAAGGCATGATCCGGGAGGGCAACGAGGACTCCGGATACGCCGGCCCGCGTCTGCTCGCGATCGCCGACGGCATGGGCGGCGCCGCCGCCGGCGAGGTCGCCTCCTCGGAGGCCATCTCCACCATCGTCGCCCTCGACGACGACGTGCCCGGCTCCGACATCCTCACCTCCCTCGGCGCGGCCGTGCAGCGCGCCAACGACCAGCTGCGCTCGATGGTCGAGGAGGACCCGCAGCTGGAGGGCATGGGCACCACGCTCACCGCCCTGCTGTGGACGGGCCAGCGGCTCGGCCTCGTGCACGTCGGCGACTCGCGCGCGTACCTGCTGCGCGACGGCGTCCTCACTCAGATCACGCAGGACCACACCTGGGTGCAGCGGCTGGTCGACGAGGGCCGCATCACCGAGGAAGAGGCCACCACCCACCCCCAACGCTCCCTGCTGATGCGGGCGTTGGGCAGCGGCGAGCACGTCGAGCCGGACCTGTCGATCCGTGAGGTCCGGGCCGGCGACCGCTACCTGATCTGTTCCGACGGCCTCTCCGGCGTCGTCTCGCACCAGACCCTCGAGGACACCCTGGCCAGCTACCAGGGCCCCCAGGAGACCGTCCAGGAGCTCATCCAGCTCGCGCTGCGCGGCGGCGGTCCCGACAACATCACGGTCATCATCGCCGACGTCCTCGACCTGGACACCGGTGACACCCTCGCCGGGCAGCTCTCCGACACCCCGGTCGTGGTCGGCGCCGTCGCCGAGAACCAGAACCACCTCCACCACGACCCCGGGATCATGCAGACGCCCGCGGGCCGCGCCTCCGGCCTCGGCCGCCAGGTGCCCGGACAGGGCGGCGGAGGCGGCGAGTTCGGGCCGCCCGGCTCCGGCGACACCACCGGCTACATCCCGGCGGGCAGCTTCGGCGACTACACCGACGACGACTTCGTCAAGCCCCGCAAGGGCCGCAGGTGGCTGAAGCGATCCTTCTACAGCGTGCTCGCGCTCGCCGTCATCGGCGGCGGTCTGTACGGCGGCTACCGCTGGACGCAGACCCAGTACTACGTCGGCACCAACGGCGAGCACGTCGCGCTGTACCGGGGCATCAGCCAGGACCTGGCCTGGGTCTCCCTGTCGAAGGTGGAGAAGGACCACCCCGAGATCGAACTCAAGTACCTGCCGCCGTACCAGCAGAAGCAGGTCAAGAACACGATCGCCGAGGGCGGCCTGACGGACGCCCGGAAGAAGGTCGACGAGCTCGCCGTACAGGCCTCCGCGTGCAAGAAGCAGGCCGCGCAGGAGACGGCGGAGAGCCAGAAGAACTCCAAGACCGGAGAAGGCCAGGCGGGCGGCACCACGGGAACCAGCAGCACCTCCCTCACGTCCAAGGCCACGTCGTCACCGACGCCGTCGTCGACGGCGTCGCCGAAGTCGAAGTCCCCGAGCCCGACCCCGTCCGCGACCACCGCCACTCCCAGCCCCGGCCCCAGCCTCTCGGAGGAAGAGCAGAAGGTCGTCTCGATGTGCGGTAAGCAGTAG
- a CDS encoding 2Fe-2S iron-sulfur cluster-binding protein encodes MARFHSLPVAAVERLTDDSVALTLAVPPELREEYRHAPGQHLALRRRVDGTEIRRTYSICSPAPAPGDEGPAILRVGVRLVEGGAFSTYALKEIDLGDELEVMTPAGRFTLDPAPGLYAAVVGGSGITPVLSIVSTLLAREPGARFCLIRSDRTAASTMFLEEVADLKDRYPDRLQLVTVLSREEQQAGLPSGRLDQERLTGLLPALLPVGQVAGWFLCGPFGLVQGAERTLRALGVPRARIHEEIFHVDSAAPAATPVSAPVHSSVTARLDGRGGTWPVRDGESLLETVLRNRPDAPYACKGGVCGTCRAFLVSGEVRMDRNFALEKEETEAGYVLACQSHPVTEKVELDFDR; translated from the coding sequence ATGGCCCGCTTCCACTCGCTCCCCGTGGCTGCGGTCGAACGGCTCACCGACGACTCCGTGGCCCTCACCCTCGCCGTTCCGCCGGAACTGCGCGAGGAGTACCGGCACGCCCCGGGCCAGCACCTCGCGCTGCGCCGGAGGGTCGACGGCACGGAGATCCGGCGCACGTACTCGATCTGCTCCCCGGCACCGGCCCCCGGCGACGAGGGCCCGGCCATCCTTCGGGTCGGGGTGCGGCTGGTCGAGGGCGGGGCCTTCTCGACGTACGCGCTCAAGGAGATCGACCTCGGCGACGAGCTGGAGGTGATGACACCGGCCGGCCGCTTCACCCTCGATCCGGCGCCCGGCCTGTACGCGGCCGTCGTCGGCGGCAGCGGCATCACCCCGGTGCTGTCGATCGTCTCGACACTGCTCGCGCGCGAACCCGGGGCCCGGTTCTGCCTGATACGCAGCGACCGTACCGCCGCCTCGACGATGTTCCTGGAGGAGGTCGCCGACCTCAAGGACCGCTATCCCGACCGGCTGCAGTTGGTGACGGTGCTGTCCCGGGAGGAACAGCAGGCGGGGCTGCCGTCCGGCCGGCTCGACCAGGAGCGGCTGACCGGACTGCTCCCGGCGCTGCTGCCGGTGGGTCAGGTGGCGGGGTGGTTCCTGTGCGGGCCGTTCGGGCTGGTGCAGGGGGCGGAGCGGACGCTGCGCGCGCTCGGCGTCCCGCGCGCCCGCATCCACGAGGAGATCTTCCACGTGGACAGCGCCGCCCCGGCCGCCACCCCCGTCTCCGCCCCGGTCCACAGCTCGGTCACCGCGCGCCTCGACGGCCGCGGCGGCACCTGGCCCGTCCGCGACGGCGAGTCCCTGCTGGAGACGGTCCTGCGCAACCGTCCCGACGCGCCCTACGCCTGCAAGGGCGGGGTGTGCGGGACGTGCCGGGCGTTCCTGGTCTCCGGCGAGGTGCGCATGGACCGCAACTTCGCGCTGGAGAAGGAGGAGACCGAGGCGGGCTACGTGCTGGCCTGCCAGTCGCATCCGGTGACGGAGAAGGTGGAGCTGGACTTCGACAGGTGA